In the Topomyia yanbarensis strain Yona2022 chromosome 3, ASM3024719v1, whole genome shotgun sequence genome, one interval contains:
- the LOC131687699 gene encoding uncharacterized protein LOC131687699 has product MQIGGPKLSKTEQDLQRNRVEGNKKRSDSTKTIEFRREKTGLLKIGSLNVRGCKRQEKREEIDDVLRYYDVDIAALQEVNTDGKIIDSRNYKWLIAREGQNKSRGLAVLIKKEANIVVQDIRKVGHSAVSVRLQVEGEMELVLVNVHGPNKKAFNFLSSIGAIVDRNHLGDKLLVVGDWNAQIGKDSVTEEDSRCIGKELGFNNRNDNGEEYNMFLHIHKLINISSMIGVKVRSTWRVRDKESQIDHIVKPVDGKVGIRYIRGIWTRINTDHKLLLAGVRLPKMIKKQSKEKNLVVLDASALKEKQIKKRYHEALKSHEMEIDPEKVGINEAYPAITNKMKKASNITLSSSRVPLTPGRKSALNRLNKALSLANKYPDMLPYKWKERDRKQEFQAAVRNHNETEVREFYMKLNDFDAAVRIRKSYQFMKKFTKRKQARNAYIPTRLWGEILKESEGPRLELLEEQDTCTLTEPPTMDEMSEIVRHSCNGKSAGADGVRMEYIKYADEETMEQMMGIWRRIWIENVMPKDMTESIQIPIPKISRPRNVDNFRRISLCNVGYKPYAKWIRKRLKEFTGELDLYQAAFTEGRSTDDQIFMARRTMEEFWNAGKSLIAVTLDIRKAFDNISLDKLKDVLLKIEVPSHIINRVLNCVREDRTRVRWQNQLSEESVLRKVAELVPNIHMIREGSFKLPCILAFADDLLILAEKKEDLERIIKAIEECLSEVGLDINNNKSQILMRVPNPAGATPDTMMLNGKPYEVSDAIKYLGIHLTRTLDRPATVRHRCVNAVKAAKVVVEFCKKFKPAWEIGRLIYNTVIAPAMLYGTKVSTLTKRSRQQLAKYEKLIVKDIWMNCRKCDNRKLNVRKELNGKTINRRVRVGRLKYYGHIIRRNNKHPLKLAYKMEFEKKKEGRPSYTWKDSLTQDFNKFNEIGGKQWEDLAKDKMKLKQKVEEIYKMEDSEISDGEEEEI; this is encoded by the exons ATGCAGATAGGTGGTCCGAAGCTAAGTAAAACCGAGCAAGATCTTCAACGAAACCGTGTGGAAGGAAACAAGAAACGCAGTGATAGTACCAAGACAATTGAATTTAGGCGTGAAAAAACAGGTTTGTTAAAGATAGGTTCCTTGAATGTAAGAGGTTGCAAAAGACAGGAAAAAAGAGAGGAGATCGATGATGTTTTAAGATATTATGATGTAGATATCGCCGCATTGCAGGAGGTCAACACCGATGGGAAAATTATAGATTCACGTAATTACAAATGGCTTATAGCAAGAGAAGGCCAGAACAAATCAAGAGGATTAGCAGTTTTAATTAAGAAGGAAGCAAACATAGTAGTACAAGATATAAGAAAGGTAGGGCATTCAGCAGTTTCCGtaagattgcaagtggaaggagAGATGGAGCTCGTGCTAGTGAATGTACATGGTCCCAACAAAAAAGCGTTTAATTTTCTGTCCAGTATAGGGGCAATCGTAGACCGAAATCATTTAGGAGACAAGTTATTAGTAGTAGGAGACTGGAATGCACAAATCGGTAAGGATTCAGTGACCGAAGAAGATAGTAGATGTATAGGTAAGGAGCTAGGATTCAACAACCGCAATGATAATGGAGAGGAGTACAATATGTTTCTTCATATACATAAGCTTATAAACATCTCATCTATGATTGGAGTCAAAGTAAGGTCAACTTGGCGAGTTAGAGACAAGGAAAGTCAGATAGATCATATTGTGAAGCCAGTAGATGGAAAGGTAGGCATCAGATATATAAGAGGTATATGGACGAGAATTAACACAGACCATAAACTATTATTGGCAGGAGTACGACTTCCGAAAATGATTAAGAAGCAGTCCAAAGAGAAAAATCTCGTAGTACTAGATGCATCAGCTcttaaagaaaaacaaataaagaaaAGATATCATGAAGCATTAAAAAGTCACGAAATGGAAATAGATCCAGAGAAAGTAGGCATAAATGAAGCATACCCGGCtataacaaataaaatgaaaaaagcatCCAATATCACCTTGAGTTCTTCAAGAGTACCCTTGACTCCAGGAAGAAAATCGGCATTAAATAGACTCAACAAGGCACTTAGTTTGGCTAATAAATATCCGGATATGCTCCCATACAAATGGAAGGAGAGGGACAGGAAACAAGAATTTCAAGCGGCAGTAAGAAATCACAATGAAACTGAGGTACGAGAGTTTTACATGAAACTGAACGATTTCGACGCAGCAGTTAGAATACGGAAGTCGTACCAGTTCATGAAGAAGTTCACTAAAAGGAAACAGGCGAGAAATGCCTACATACCAACCAGATTATGGGGAGAAATTTTGAAGGAAAGTGAGGGACCGAGACTGGAGCTACTGGAAGAGCAAGACACATGCACCCTAACTGAACCCCCAACGATGGATGAGATGAGTGAAATTGTTAGGCATTCATGCAATGGAAAATCGGCTGGGGCGGATGGAGTGCGGATGGAGTACATCAAGTATGCGGATGAGGAAACCATGGAGCAGATGATGGGAATTTGGAGGAGAATTTGGATAGAGAACGTGATGCCGAAAGATATGACTGAATCTATTCAGATACCAATACCAAAAATAAGCAGACCTAGAAATGTGGACAATTTCAGAAGAATTAGCCTATGCAATGTAGGATACAAGCCATACGCTAAGTGGATCAGGAAGAGGCTAAAGGAGTTTACGGGAGAATTGGATCTATACCAGGCGGCATTCACAGAAGGAAGATCAACGGATGATCAAATATTTATGGCCAGGCGAACCATGGAAGAGTTCTGGAATGCTGGAAAAAGCTTAATCGCAGTAACACTCGATATCAGAAAGGCATTCGATAACATCAGTTTGGATAAATTAAAGGATGTTTTGCTAAAAATAGAAGTGCCATCGCATATAATTAACAGAGTGCTAAATTGTGTGAGAGAAGATAGGACAAGAGTACGATGGCAAAACCAGTTGTCTGAAGAA AGCGTCCTACGAAAAGTTGCCGAACTCGTCCCAAATATACACATGATTAGGGAAGGATCATTTAAACTCCCGTGTATACTAGCATTCGCAGATGACCTACTAATTCTGGCGGAAAAGAAAGAGGATCTAGAGAGGATTATCAAAGCTATCGAGGAATGCTTATCGGAAGTCGGGCTGGACATCAATAATAATAAGAGCCAAATCCTTATGAGAGTGCCGAATCCCGCAGGAGCCACACCAGATACGATGATGCTGAATGGCAAGCCGTATGAAGTAAGTGATGCCATTAAGTATTTGGGAATCCACCTGACTCGAACGCTTGATCGTCCGGCCACTGTAAGACACAGATGCGTGAATGCAGTAAAGGCTGCGAAAGTGGTTGTGGAATTTTGCAAGAAATTCAAACCCGCATGGGAAATTGGACGCCTTATTTACAACACAGTGATAGCACCAGCAATGCTATATGGGACAAAAGTTTCAACACTAACTAAAAGGAGTAGACAACAACTGGCAAAGTACGAAAAGTTGATTGTGAAAGACATCTGGATGAATTGTAGGAAATGCGACAACAGAAAACTGAACGTTAGGAAAGAACTCAATGGTAAGACCATAAACCGGAGAGTCAGAGTAGGAAGGCTCAAATATTACGGACATATTATAAGACGAAATAATAAGCACCCGTTGAAACTGGCATACAAAATGGAATTCGAGAAGAAGAAAGAAGGTCGCCCAAGTTATACGTGGAAAGACTCCTTGACTCAGGACTTCAATAAATTCAACGAGATAGGAGGGAAACAATGGGAAGATCTGGCTAAGGATAAGATGAAGCTTAAACAGAAAGTGGAAGAAATCTATAAAATGGAGGACAGTGAAATCTCAGATGGAGAGGAGGAGGAGATATAG